In Micromonospora sp. WMMD980, the following are encoded in one genomic region:
- a CDS encoding metal-dependent transcriptional regulator, translating into MKHDLVDTTEMYLRTILELEEEGVPPLRARIAERLRQSGPTVSQTVARMERDGLLTVEGDRHLTLTALGRNTAVSVMRKHRLAELLLVNVIGMPYEEAHEEACRWEHVMSDAVEKRVYDLLNRPSRSPYGNPIPGLEELGDPGQHPAETVEGERNLAFPGLSGPVVVRRICESVQTDADVLRQLHAAGVDPGATVTVAQERDGVSIDRSGDRVRLPREVASRVFVAAR; encoded by the coding sequence GTGAAGCATGACCTGGTCGACACGACCGAGATGTACCTGCGCACCATCCTCGAGCTGGAGGAGGAAGGTGTGCCGCCGCTGCGCGCCCGCATCGCCGAGCGGCTGCGGCAGAGCGGTCCGACCGTCAGCCAGACCGTCGCCCGGATGGAGCGGGACGGCCTGCTCACCGTCGAGGGCGACCGGCACCTGACCCTCACCGCGCTGGGCCGCAACACCGCCGTCTCGGTGATGCGTAAGCACCGGCTGGCCGAGCTGCTGCTGGTCAACGTGATCGGGATGCCCTACGAGGAGGCCCACGAGGAGGCCTGCCGCTGGGAGCACGTGATGAGCGACGCGGTCGAGAAGCGGGTCTACGACCTGCTCAACCGCCCGTCGCGGTCGCCCTACGGCAACCCGATCCCGGGCCTGGAGGAGCTGGGCGACCCGGGCCAGCACCCGGCCGAGACCGTCGAGGGCGAGCGCAACCTGGCCTTCCCGGGCCTCTCCGGCCCGGTGGTGGTGCGGCGGATCTGCGAGAGCGTGCAGACCGACGCCGACGTGCTCCGGCAACTGCACGCGGCGGGCGTCGACCCGGGTGCGACCGTCACGGTGGCGCAGGAGCGCGACGGCGTCTCCATCGACCGCTCCGGCGACCGGGTGCGGCTGCCCCGCGAGGTCGCCTCACGCGTCTTCGTCGCGGCCCGCTGA
- a CDS encoding vitamin B12-dependent ribonucleotide reductase produces the protein MGDRADEGGEGVTTSKSRNKAGAGLKIERVWTTEGVHPYDEVAWERRDVVMTNWRDGSINFEQRGVEFPESWSVNAANIVTTKYFRGAVGTPEREWSLKQLIDRVVDTYRTAGEEYGYFAAPADAEVFAHELTWMLLHQVFSFNSPVWFNVGTPSPQQVSACFILAVDDSMDSILDWYKEEGRIFQGGSGAGVNLSRIRSSKELLSSGGTASGPVSFMRGADASAGTIKSGGATRRAAKMVILDVDHPDIEEFVATKAREEDKIRALRDAGFDMDLGGADIVSVQYQNANNSVRVSDEFMTAVENGGGFDLRGRLDGQTIETIDAKNLFRTISQAAWECADPGLQYDDTINDWHTCPETGRITASNPCSEYLHLDNSSCNLASLNLMKFLRADGGFEVEKFVRSVEFVITAMDISICFADFPTEKIGETTRAYRQLGIGYANLGALLMATGLPYDSEQGREVSAAITSLMTGTAYRRSAELAGIVGAYDGYARNAEPHKRVMRKHAAANDSIRPTGTVATAVQREATKQWTLGNKLGDKNGWRNSQASVLAPTGTIGLMMDCDTTGVEPDLALVKFKKLVGGGSMQIVNQTVPRALRSLGYPEEQVEAIVEHIADHGHVVDAPGLKPEHYPVFDCAMGERSIAPMGHVRMMAAVQPFISGAISKTVNMPEQATVEDVEKIYFEGWKLGLKALAIYRDNCKVGQPLSAAKPNKATETAPAPAAEVEKVVEKVVEYRPVRKRLPKKRPSQTVSFSVGGAEGYLTASSYPDDGLGEVFLKMSKQGSTLAGVMDAFSVAISIGLQYGVPLETYVSKFTNMRFEPAGMTDDPDVRMAASVMDYIFRRLALDFLPYERRAELGIFTAKERAAQLRAEAEAEASGADLTAMAASAPVEAPESKTGPVAQPAQEMADVAAAKPAPSVGSSTELLEAVIGKAADAPLCFTCGTKMRPAGSCYVCEGCGSTSGCS, from the coding sequence GTGGGTGACCGTGCCGACGAGGGGGGCGAGGGCGTGACGACCAGCAAGTCACGGAACAAGGCCGGGGCGGGGCTGAAGATCGAGCGCGTCTGGACGACCGAGGGGGTGCATCCCTACGACGAGGTCGCCTGGGAGCGCCGCGACGTCGTCATGACGAACTGGCGGGACGGCTCGATCAACTTCGAGCAGCGCGGGGTGGAGTTCCCCGAGTCCTGGTCGGTCAACGCGGCCAACATCGTGACCACGAAATACTTCCGGGGCGCGGTGGGGACCCCGGAGCGGGAGTGGTCGCTCAAGCAGCTCATCGACCGGGTGGTCGACACCTACCGCACCGCCGGCGAGGAGTACGGCTACTTCGCCGCCCCGGCCGACGCCGAGGTGTTCGCGCACGAGCTGACCTGGATGCTGCTGCACCAGGTGTTCAGCTTCAACTCGCCGGTCTGGTTCAACGTCGGCACGCCGTCTCCGCAGCAGGTCAGCGCGTGCTTCATCCTGGCCGTCGACGACTCGATGGACTCCATCCTCGACTGGTACAAGGAGGAGGGGCGGATCTTCCAGGGCGGTTCGGGCGCCGGGGTCAACCTCTCCCGGATCCGGTCCTCGAAGGAGCTGCTCTCCTCCGGCGGCACCGCCTCCGGTCCGGTCAGCTTCATGCGCGGCGCGGACGCCTCCGCCGGCACCATCAAGTCCGGCGGCGCCACCCGACGTGCCGCCAAGATGGTCATCCTCGACGTGGACCACCCGGACATCGAGGAGTTCGTGGCGACCAAGGCGCGCGAGGAGGACAAGATCCGCGCGCTGCGGGACGCCGGGTTCGACATGGACCTGGGCGGCGCCGACATCGTCAGCGTGCAGTACCAGAACGCCAACAACTCGGTGCGGGTCTCCGACGAGTTCATGACCGCGGTGGAGAACGGCGGCGGCTTCGACCTGCGCGGCCGGCTCGACGGGCAGACCATCGAGACGATCGACGCGAAGAACCTGTTCCGCACCATCTCCCAGGCCGCCTGGGAGTGCGCCGACCCCGGCCTGCAGTACGACGACACGATCAACGACTGGCACACCTGCCCGGAGACCGGGCGGATCACCGCGTCGAACCCGTGCTCGGAATACCTGCACCTGGACAACTCCTCGTGCAACCTGGCCTCGCTGAACCTGATGAAGTTCCTCCGCGCCGACGGCGGCTTCGAGGTGGAGAAGTTCGTCCGGTCGGTCGAGTTCGTCATCACCGCGATGGACATCTCGATCTGCTTCGCCGACTTCCCGACCGAGAAGATCGGCGAGACCACCCGCGCCTACCGGCAGCTCGGCATCGGGTACGCCAACCTGGGTGCCCTGCTGATGGCCACCGGACTGCCCTACGACTCGGAGCAGGGGCGGGAGGTGTCCGCGGCGATCACCTCGCTGATGACCGGCACCGCCTACCGCCGTTCCGCCGAGCTGGCCGGCATCGTCGGCGCGTACGACGGCTACGCCCGCAACGCCGAGCCGCACAAGCGGGTCATGCGCAAGCACGCCGCCGCCAACGACAGCATCCGGCCGACCGGCACCGTGGCGACCGCGGTGCAGCGCGAGGCGACGAAGCAGTGGACGCTCGGCAACAAGCTGGGCGACAAGAACGGCTGGCGCAACTCGCAGGCCAGCGTGCTCGCCCCGACCGGCACCATCGGCCTGATGATGGACTGCGACACCACCGGCGTCGAGCCCGACCTGGCGCTGGTCAAGTTCAAGAAGCTGGTCGGCGGCGGCTCGATGCAGATCGTCAACCAGACCGTTCCGCGTGCCCTGCGCAGCCTCGGCTACCCCGAGGAGCAGGTCGAGGCGATCGTCGAGCACATCGCCGACCACGGGCACGTGGTGGACGCCCCCGGCCTGAAGCCGGAGCACTACCCGGTCTTCGACTGCGCCATGGGCGAGCGGTCCATCGCGCCGATGGGTCACGTGCGGATGATGGCGGCGGTCCAGCCGTTCATCTCCGGCGCCATCTCCAAGACGGTCAACATGCCGGAGCAGGCCACCGTCGAAGACGTCGAGAAGATCTACTTCGAGGGCTGGAAGCTCGGCCTGAAGGCGCTGGCGATCTACCGGGACAACTGCAAGGTCGGCCAGCCGCTCTCGGCCGCCAAGCCGAACAAGGCCACCGAGACCGCGCCGGCCCCGGCCGCCGAGGTCGAGAAGGTCGTGGAGAAGGTCGTCGAGTACCGTCCGGTGCGCAAGCGGCTGCCGAAGAAGCGCCCGTCGCAGACGGTCTCCTTCTCGGTCGGCGGCGCCGAGGGTTACCTCACCGCCTCGTCCTACCCGGACGACGGTCTCGGCGAGGTCTTCCTGAAGATGTCGAAGCAGGGCTCGACCCTGGCCGGCGTGATGGACGCCTTCTCGGTGGCCATCTCCATCGGTCTCCAGTACGGCGTCCCGCTGGAGACGTACGTCAGCAAGTTCACCAACATGCGCTTCGAGCCGGCCGGCATGACCGACGACCCGGACGTGCGGATGGCCGCCTCGGTGATGGACTACATCTTCCGTCGCCTGGCGCTGGACTTCCTGCCGTACGAGCGCCGCGCGGAGCTGGGCATCTTCACCGCCAAGGAGCGGGCCGCCCAGCTCCGGGCCGAGGCGGAGGCGGAGGCGAGCGGTGCGGACCTCACCGCGATGGCCGCCTCCGCCCCGGTCGAGGCGCCCGAGTCGAAGACCGGCCCGGTCGCCCAGCCGGCGCAGGAGATGGCCGACGTCGCCGCCGCCAAGCCCGCGCCGTCGGTGGGCTCCAGCACCGAGTTGCTGGAGGCCGTGATCGGCAAGGCCGCGGACGCGCCGCTCTGCTTCACCTGCGGCACCAAGATGCGCCCGGCCGGTAGCTGCTACGTCTGCGAGGGTTGCGGCTCCACCAGCGGCTGCAGCTAA
- a CDS encoding DUF5522 domain-containing protein gives MSDELADRPLTEPHPSRLPPGHPARERILAAHAAALAAGEAGYLDPETGLFVLSAGFLARRGTCCGRGCRHCPYVAD, from the coding sequence GTGAGTGACGAGCTGGCGGACCGGCCGCTGACCGAGCCGCACCCGTCGCGCCTGCCGCCGGGTCACCCGGCGCGGGAGCGGATCCTGGCCGCGCACGCCGCCGCGCTGGCCGCCGGGGAGGCCGGCTACCTCGACCCGGAGACCGGACTGTTCGTGCTCAGCGCCGGGTTCCTGGCCCGACGCGGCACCTGCTGCGGGCGAGGATGCCGGCACTGTCCGTACGTGGCCGATTAG
- a CDS encoding sulfurtransferase has protein sequence MSGTAELLVEPDRLAAELDRADPPVLLDVRWRLAGPPGRDDYTAGHLPGAVFVDLDTELCGPPGGAGRHPLPDPATLQAALRAAGVRAGHPVVVYDGGDGMSAARAWWTLRWAGHRAVRVLHGGYPAWTAAGLPVDTAAPAPAPGDVTVAPGALPVLDAARAARLAAADAGVLLDVRAAPRYRGETEPVDPVAGHVPGAVNLPAPGYVTQGRFPAAEALRARFAEAGVRPDAPVGAYCGSGVTAAQAVLALHLAGRPDAALYVGSWSEWVADPDRPVATGDAADR, from the coding sequence ATGTCCGGAACCGCAGAGCTGCTGGTCGAGCCGGATCGGCTCGCCGCCGAGCTCGACCGCGCCGATCCGCCCGTGCTGCTCGATGTCCGCTGGCGGCTCGCCGGCCCGCCCGGCCGCGACGACTACACCGCCGGTCACCTGCCCGGCGCCGTCTTCGTCGACCTGGACACCGAGCTGTGCGGGCCGCCCGGCGGCGCCGGGCGGCACCCGCTGCCCGACCCGGCCACGTTGCAGGCCGCGCTGCGGGCCGCCGGGGTCCGCGCCGGTCACCCGGTGGTGGTGTACGACGGCGGTGACGGCATGTCCGCCGCCCGGGCCTGGTGGACCTTGCGCTGGGCGGGGCACCGGGCGGTGCGGGTGCTGCACGGCGGCTACCCGGCGTGGACCGCCGCCGGGCTGCCGGTGGACACCGCCGCGCCCGCGCCGGCGCCCGGCGACGTGACGGTCGCCCCGGGTGCGCTTCCGGTGCTCGACGCCGCGCGGGCCGCCCGGCTCGCCGCCGCCGACGCCGGGGTGCTGCTCGACGTGCGGGCCGCGCCGCGCTACCGGGGCGAGACCGAGCCGGTCGACCCGGTCGCCGGGCACGTCCCCGGCGCGGTCAACCTGCCCGCCCCGGGGTACGTGACGCAGGGCCGGTTCCCCGCCGCCGAGGCGTTGCGCGCGCGCTTCGCCGAGGCCGGAGTGCGTCCGGACGCGCCGGTCGGGGCATACTGCGGCTCCGGGGTGACCGCCGCGCAGGCGGTGCTGGCGTTGCACCTGGCCGGCCGACCCGACGCCGCCCTCTACGTCGGCTCGTGGAGCGAGTGGGTGGCCGACCCGGACCGTCCGGTGGCGACCGGCGACGCCGCCGACCGTTGA
- a CDS encoding RNA polymerase sigma factor, whose amino-acid sequence MHRADARERGQPVVVPPDEPPDDDLIGLSIAEPERFAPLFDRHAAAVHRYLARRIGQPADDLLAETFLVAFRQRAGYRPDVGVRPWLFGIATNLLRRHLRSEERRYRALARLAAAEPTPPVEEEAIDRLDARALRRDLASALAALHRRDRDVLLLTAWAGLSYEQIAAVLDVPVGTVRSRLHRARRLTRLALTMEEPT is encoded by the coding sequence ATGCACCGGGCCGATGCCCGCGAGCGGGGGCAGCCCGTGGTCGTGCCGCCCGACGAGCCGCCGGACGACGACCTGATCGGCCTGTCCATTGCCGAACCGGAGCGCTTCGCGCCGTTGTTCGACCGGCACGCCGCCGCCGTGCACCGCTATCTCGCCCGCCGGATCGGCCAGCCGGCCGACGATCTGCTGGCCGAGACGTTCCTGGTCGCGTTCCGCCAGCGGGCCGGCTACCGGCCCGACGTCGGGGTGCGGCCGTGGCTGTTCGGGATCGCGACCAACCTGCTGCGCCGGCACCTGCGCTCGGAGGAACGCCGCTATCGGGCGTTGGCCCGGCTCGCCGCCGCCGAGCCGACGCCGCCGGTGGAGGAGGAGGCGATCGACCGGCTGGACGCCCGCGCCCTGCGCCGGGACCTGGCCTCGGCGCTCGCCGCGTTGCATCGCCGTGACCGGGACGTCCTGCTGCTCACCGCCTGGGCGGGCCTGTCGTACGAGCAGATCGCGGCGGTGCTCGACGTTCCGGTCGGCACCGTCCGGTCCCGCCTGCACCGGGCTCGCCGGCTGACCCGTCTAGCGCTCACCATGGAGGAGCCGACATGA
- a CDS encoding DUF2332 domain-containing protein codes for MSTADIYQAFADREARGISPTYHRLSRSVARDPDLLASLDTLPPAKRQPNLLFGVVRLRGGPVDDPAAFREHVLAHWPDIAAQMRARATQTNEAGRCAVLLPVLAALPQPLALLEVGASAGLCLYPDRYGYRYGDRRVGDGQPVLDCALAGTAPPDRRPEVVWRAGLDVNPLDVTEPADLAWLDALIWPEHRHRRDRLRAAAAVAAADPPLLVRGDLVDDLPALAARAPAGATLVVFHSSVLYQVPSARRAAFTELVGTLPGHWLANEDPAVLPHAQTPAPPDGGFHNVLALDGRPLAWTRGHGQAVTWFG; via the coding sequence ATGAGCACGGCCGACATCTATCAGGCGTTCGCCGACCGCGAGGCGCGCGGCATCTCCCCGACGTACCACCGGTTGTCGCGGTCCGTGGCGCGCGACCCGGACCTGCTCGCGTCGCTCGACACGCTTCCACCCGCGAAGCGCCAGCCGAACCTGCTGTTCGGCGTGGTCCGGCTGCGCGGCGGCCCGGTGGACGACCCGGCGGCGTTCCGCGAGCACGTGCTGGCCCACTGGCCGGACATCGCGGCGCAGATGCGGGCCCGGGCGACGCAGACCAACGAGGCCGGCCGCTGCGCGGTGCTGCTGCCGGTGCTCGCCGCGCTGCCCCAGCCACTGGCGTTGCTGGAGGTCGGCGCGTCCGCCGGCCTGTGCCTCTACCCCGACCGGTACGGCTACCGCTACGGCGACCGGCGGGTCGGCGACGGCCAGCCGGTGCTCGACTGCGCGCTCGCCGGCACCGCCCCGCCGGACCGGCGGCCGGAGGTGGTCTGGCGGGCCGGGCTGGACGTGAACCCGCTCGACGTCACCGAACCGGCCGACCTGGCCTGGCTGGACGCGCTGATCTGGCCGGAGCACCGGCACCGCCGGGACCGGCTGCGGGCCGCCGCGGCGGTCGCGGCGGCCGACCCGCCGCTGCTGGTCCGCGGCGACCTGGTCGACGACCTGCCGGCGCTCGCGGCGCGGGCGCCGGCCGGCGCGACGCTCGTGGTGTTCCACAGCTCGGTGCTCTACCAGGTGCCGTCCGCGCGTCGGGCGGCGTTCACCGAGTTGGTCGGCACGCTGCCCGGCCACTGGCTCGCCAACGAGGACCCGGCCGTGCTGCCGCACGCGCAGACGCCCGCGCCGCCGGACGGCGGGTTCCACAACGTGCTCGCGCTCGACGGGCGGCCGTTGGCCTGGACCCGGGGCCACGGGCAGGCGGTCACCTGGTTCGGCTGA
- a CDS encoding asparaginase produces MTIALFTLGGTIAMAGAGAGGVVTRLTGADLTAAVPGLAEIPLDVRDVAAVPSAALAYRQVLDLVDAAAEAVAGGATGVVVTQGTDTLEETAWLADLVWPHATPLVFTGAMRNPTLAGPDGPANLLAAARVAAAPAARDLGVLAVLNDEIHAARFVRKTHSTSTATFTSPNAGPLGQVIEGRVRVLARPPRRAPLPAVDRDRLAATRVALHTVTLDDDVSLLDALAAGLDGLVVAGFGVGHVPPAFAPALGELAGRMPVVLTSRTGAGSVLRDTYGAVGSERDLRRRGLVDGGLLDPYKAKVLLRVLLAAGVDRAAIGEAYACHG; encoded by the coding sequence GTGACCATCGCCCTGTTCACCCTCGGCGGGACCATCGCGATGGCTGGCGCCGGTGCCGGGGGAGTGGTCACCCGGCTCACCGGCGCCGACCTCACCGCCGCCGTACCCGGGCTCGCCGAGATCCCGCTCGACGTGCGCGACGTGGCGGCGGTGCCCAGCGCCGCGCTCGCGTACCGGCAGGTCCTCGACCTGGTGGACGCGGCGGCCGAGGCGGTCGCCGGCGGGGCGACCGGCGTGGTGGTCACCCAGGGCACCGACACGCTGGAGGAGACCGCGTGGCTGGCCGACCTGGTCTGGCCGCACGCGACGCCGCTGGTCTTCACCGGCGCGATGCGCAACCCGACGTTGGCCGGCCCGGACGGGCCGGCCAACCTGCTCGCGGCGGCCCGGGTCGCGGCCGCGCCGGCCGCTCGCGACCTCGGCGTGCTCGCCGTGCTCAACGACGAGATCCACGCCGCGCGGTTCGTCCGCAAGACGCACAGCACGAGTACGGCCACGTTCACCTCGCCGAACGCCGGGCCGCTGGGGCAGGTGATCGAGGGGCGGGTACGGGTGCTGGCCCGGCCGCCCCGACGCGCGCCGCTGCCGGCGGTGGACCGCGACCGGCTGGCCGCCACCCGGGTGGCGCTGCACACGGTCACCCTCGACGACGACGTCTCCCTGCTCGACGCGCTGGCCGCCGGCCTCGACGGGCTGGTGGTGGCCGGGTTCGGGGTGGGGCACGTGCCGCCGGCGTTCGCCCCGGCGCTGGGTGAGCTGGCCGGACGGATGCCGGTGGTGCTCACGTCGCGGACCGGGGCCGGGTCGGTGCTGCGGGACACCTACGGCGCGGTCGGCTCGGAGCGGGACCTGCGGCGGCGTGGGCTGGTCGACGGCGGGCTGCTCGACCCGTACAAGGCGAAGGTGCTGCTGCGGGTGCTGCTCGCCGCCGGGGTCGACCGCGCGGCGATCGGCGAGGCGTACGCGTGCCACGGTTGA
- a CDS encoding class I SAM-dependent methyltransferase, which translates to MPERGWLTQIRAVYDTVAEDYARVLPDVVEPPLDRAVLSAFAETVGPGRPVLEVGCATGRVTAHLRRLGLDVAGVDLSPGMVTVARRDHPELSFHVGSMTELTAPAVSLAGLVAWYSIIHLPPELLPGVFAGFHRVLAPGGHLLLAVKAGDRLDRREQAYGHRVGLDVYWLPPERLAGQLADAGFAVSATLVREPVGAERQPQAFLLAQRPAA; encoded by the coding sequence GTGCCCGAAAGGGGATGGCTGACGCAGATCCGCGCGGTCTACGACACCGTCGCCGAGGACTACGCACGGGTGCTGCCGGACGTGGTGGAGCCGCCGCTGGACCGGGCCGTGCTGAGCGCGTTCGCCGAGACGGTCGGGCCGGGCCGGCCGGTGCTGGAGGTCGGCTGCGCCACCGGGCGGGTAACCGCCCACCTGCGACGTCTCGGCCTCGACGTGGCCGGCGTCGACCTGTCGCCCGGCATGGTGACGGTGGCCCGGCGGGACCACCCGGAGTTGAGTTTCCACGTCGGCTCGATGACGGAGCTGACCGCGCCGGCCGTGTCGCTGGCCGGGCTGGTCGCCTGGTACTCGATCATCCACCTGCCGCCGGAGCTGCTGCCCGGGGTGTTCGCCGGCTTCCATCGGGTGCTCGCTCCCGGCGGTCACCTGCTGCTCGCCGTGAAGGCCGGCGACCGGCTCGACCGGCGGGAGCAGGCGTACGGGCACCGCGTCGGCCTCGACGTGTACTGGCTGCCGCCGGAGCGGCTGGCCGGCCAACTCGCCGACGCCGGGTTCGCGGTGTCGGCCACGCTGGTCCGCGAACCGGTCGGCGCCGAACGCCAGCCGCAGGCGTTCCTGCTCGCCCAGCGCCCGGCGGCCTGA
- a CDS encoding DUF5753 domain-containing protein → MVNPTIQRRRLGLALKRARESAGRTQDEAAAVMDAAASKISRLELGQSGLKLTDLNLLLDLYDITGDEAESLRELARAGRQRGRWSTYRNAVPDWFRQYLDLEGDAAEIRWYQPEVIPGILQVEPYIRGMNATADPRPTGQDLDRMVAIRLERQAILRQGGGPELSFILSESALRRSIGDATTMSTQLRHLVEVGNQANVSLQVFPFDAQTYETASFSFIILRFGDDASSDVIYAETFTDADYLDRPDAVRAYTRLWDRLRAAALGPVESRKLILRLLDDMAR, encoded by the coding sequence ATGGTCAACCCGACGATCCAGCGACGACGACTCGGACTCGCGCTGAAGCGCGCCCGGGAAAGCGCCGGTAGGACGCAGGACGAGGCTGCCGCCGTCATGGATGCCGCCGCCAGCAAGATCAGCCGACTTGAGCTGGGACAGTCGGGCCTGAAGTTGACCGACCTGAACCTACTGCTCGACCTGTACGACATCACCGGCGACGAGGCGGAGTCGCTGCGGGAACTCGCGCGAGCCGGACGGCAACGAGGACGCTGGAGCACCTACCGGAACGCCGTGCCGGACTGGTTCCGCCAGTACCTCGACCTGGAGGGCGACGCCGCGGAGATCCGCTGGTACCAGCCGGAGGTCATCCCCGGCATCCTTCAAGTCGAGCCCTATATCCGTGGGATGAACGCTACCGCCGACCCGCGGCCGACCGGCCAAGACCTGGACCGAATGGTCGCCATCCGGCTCGAACGGCAAGCGATCCTGCGCCAAGGCGGTGGGCCCGAGCTGAGTTTCATTCTGAGTGAGTCCGCGCTTCGCCGAAGCATCGGGGACGCCACAACCATGAGCACACAGCTCCGCCATCTGGTGGAGGTGGGCAATCAGGCCAACGTCTCGCTTCAGGTCTTCCCCTTCGACGCGCAGACCTACGAGACGGCGTCCTTCAGCTTTATCATTCTCCGCTTTGGTGACGACGCCTCCTCAGACGTGATCTACGCGGAGACGTTCACGGACGCGGATTACCTCGATCGGCCCGACGCGGTTCGCGCCTACACTCGTCTCTGGGACCGACTCAGGGCCGCAGCGCTCGGGCCGGTAGAGTCGCGCAAGCTCATCCTCCGACTGCTGGATGACATGGCGCGCTGA
- a CDS encoding DUF397 domain-containing protein, whose product MEEPDRLLWRKSSRSDNNGGACVEVAAPQEWVLIRDSKDPDGPILRFDRPRWRAFLRKLG is encoded by the coding sequence GTGGAAGAGCCGGATCGCCTCTTATGGCGCAAATCAAGTCGCAGTGACAACAACGGTGGCGCGTGCGTCGAGGTGGCTGCCCCCCAGGAGTGGGTCCTGATACGGGACAGCAAGGACCCTGACGGTCCCATCCTTCGCTTCGATCGGCCACGATGGCGGGCGTTTCTCCGCAAGCTGGGTTGA
- a CDS encoding DUF2188 domain-containing protein: MPGKAKPVHVVPRDGDWAVVREGNRRASSVHSTQAGAEKVGRPAARAGETEFYLHGEGVRPDFLPRSTSWPSDQQALHCLQT, translated from the coding sequence ATGCCTGGTAAAGCGAAGCCAGTGCACGTCGTCCCTCGGGACGGCGACTGGGCTGTGGTTCGAGAGGGAAACCGGCGCGCATCGTCCGTGCACTCGACCCAGGCGGGAGCCGAGAAGGTAGGGCGGCCAGCGGCCCGGGCGGGCGAGACGGAGTTCTACCTCCACGGCGAAGGCGTGCGCCCCGATTTCCTTCCTCGATCTACCTCCTGGCCTTCTGATCAGCAGGCGTTGCACTGCCTACAAACTTGA
- a CDS encoding acetoin utilization protein AcuC gives MADDTVVVWDPALLAYDMGDHPLDPVRVELTMALARELGVLDRPGVRLVKPEPADDALLTRVHDPAYLDAVRAAPRDPLFAGFGLGTSDNPVFDGMHESSALIAGATVAAAEAVWRGEARRAVNVAGGLHHAMPARAAGFCVYNDPAVAIARLLDLGAERIAYVDVDVHHGDGVQEVFYRDPRVLTVSLHETPLALFPGTGFPDETGGPGAEGSAVNLPLPPGVGDAGWQRAFHAVVPSVLRAFRPQILVTQCGADGHRADPLADLHLSVDGQRATYRALRALADELCDGRWVATGGGGYALVEVVPRAWTHLLAVATGGPIDPATLTPPGWRELAARRRPGHDVPLRMTDDVDPSYQPWQPSGEPNAVDRAVAATRKAVFPLLGLDPHDPRD, from the coding sequence ATGGCCGACGACACGGTGGTGGTGTGGGATCCCGCCCTCCTCGCCTACGACATGGGGGACCATCCCCTCGATCCGGTGCGGGTGGAGCTGACCATGGCGCTCGCCCGCGAGTTGGGGGTGCTCGACCGGCCCGGGGTGCGCCTGGTCAAGCCGGAGCCGGCGGACGACGCGCTGCTGACCCGGGTGCACGATCCGGCCTACCTGGACGCGGTCCGCGCCGCCCCGCGCGATCCGCTCTTCGCCGGCTTCGGGCTGGGCACCTCGGACAATCCGGTCTTCGACGGGATGCACGAGTCCAGCGCGCTGATCGCCGGCGCCACCGTGGCCGCCGCCGAGGCGGTGTGGCGGGGCGAGGCCCGGCGCGCGGTCAACGTGGCCGGTGGCCTGCACCACGCCATGCCGGCCCGGGCCGCCGGCTTCTGCGTCTACAACGACCCGGCGGTGGCCATCGCCCGCCTGCTCGACCTGGGCGCGGAGCGGATCGCGTACGTGGACGTGGACGTGCACCACGGCGACGGGGTGCAGGAGGTCTTCTACCGCGACCCGCGGGTGCTCACGGTCAGCCTGCACGAGACCCCGCTCGCGCTCTTCCCCGGCACCGGTTTCCCGGACGAGACCGGTGGGCCGGGCGCGGAGGGCAGCGCGGTCAACCTGCCGCTGCCGCCGGGGGTCGGCGACGCGGGCTGGCAGCGGGCGTTCCACGCGGTGGTGCCGTCGGTGTTGCGCGCGTTCCGCCCGCAGATCCTCGTCACCCAGTGCGGGGCGGACGGGCACCGCGCCGACCCGCTGGCCGACCTGCACCTGTCCGTGGACGGGCAGCGGGCCACCTACCGGGCGCTGCGGGCGCTCGCCGACGAGCTGTGCGACGGCCGCTGGGTGGCCACCGGCGGCGGCGGGTACGCGCTGGTCGAGGTGGTGCCCCGGGCCTGGACGCACCTGCTCGCGGTGGCCACCGGCGGCCCGATCGACCCGGCCACGCTCACCCCGCCGGGCTGGCGGGAGCTGGCCGCGCGCCGGCGGCCGGGCCACGACGTCCCGCTGCGGATGACCGACGACGTCGACCCGTCCTACCAGCCGTGGCAGCCCAGCGGCGAGCCGAACGCGGTGGACCGGGCGGTGGCGGCCACCCGCAAGGCGGTCTTCCCGTTGCTCGGCCTCGACCCGCACGATCCCCGCGACTGA